The genome window TTACACTTGGCTTAACTACAAACATTAGAATCTATGGTGTATCAGGTTCTTCAACAATAATATGGGCTAATAAATCAAGAAATATCATATTGTATTGgaaccaaaacacaaacaaattcaaGGAAAATTTTGGTCTAGAAAAGGATAATCCTCATCTATAACCACCTTTACCACAGAATATCAAAACTGATAAAACCTTTTATTACTTCATTCTCATTCATTAGTATGGTCTCAACAAATTTAAGTTCCTATTAAATCAAGGCAGACAGCACAAATGACAAACTTCTTCAAAATCTCTGCAGTAGATATTTCCAATACAAAAAGTTAATAGGAAGTTGATGAAAAGTCCTTTCTGATCAGTAACGTCAACCAGCAAATAGAGACAATTGATATGCTTTTCAACATGCTAAGGTACTTTTGAGGGCCCAAAATCAGGGAAAAcccagaaaacaaaaaagaaaactgatAGTTAAAATCAGATTGGTAAGACCAAGGTCTCAAATGTCATTGCCAACGGATATGTAGTGATCCCAAAAGACTGTAACCGTATTTACATTGATGTTCATACCTGTATAGAAAACACAACTGCACCGACAACCACCCAGCTGCGAACTCAGACAATATTACTTCTCTAGAACCCGGACAAATATGagacaacacacacacacacacacaaaaagatcTGATTATAGTAATGGTAATGGGGTGGGTCAGGATCATGGGTGCCCCCATCCCCTGCCTAAAAATTCTTTCTCCTGACCCCGTCCCACCCTGCAGATCAGGGCATATATATTCCcaggccccaccaaaatttaaaaaataataattttgtgaGTTCACTGTCAAACAAACAGTTCAATCACAAACATtacatttcaattttgaaataaagtttaaaggaaaaaatagcAAGAAACATTTgtaataaatcattaaaaaaaatctatgggaagagagaaaagatagtGGCAGTGGAATCTGAGAGAGAGGCAAATTGCCATAGTTTCTTTTGATAAACcataaaaggttttttttttttttttttttttttttggtggggggggggggggtggataAGGCTCCCATTGTATCACAAATGATTagaagaatgaaaagaaggacCAAACCTCAAACATTAGCATTAACACCACCAGAGTAAATCatcaattttgtttataataaCAGAAGAAGAAATACCATATGTTGCAGGGTAAACCAAATAGCGAAAAGAAAGTTTGTGATTATATGAAGTGATACTTTTATCCATCAGTAACTTATCAATGAAAACATCATTTGCATATAATAAAGTATATTCGCACACATCGATAACTTAATGAAATCAGAAACATGAGTTCATAACATCTAATGACACTACATAGATATTGGATATAATAGTGACAATTGACAAACATGTCAACATTCTGACGAACACAAAAGATGGTGACTGCAGTGCTCATGTCATGAGACTCATCACTAATCTAGGTCCATCTATTATCACTGTATTCTTCCCCCCTCGCCGGTCTCCCTACCACTGCTTCTAGGCATATGAACCTTAAAAAGTGTATTCTATTGCCTGAACAGTCCAGTATGTATGTGACAACAACTACGGCTTTCTACCCCAAAGATTCTGAGGGCAACAAGATGTAAAATTAAGGTTTCCAATACAAATTGTCGGGCACAAATGACACGGCATGTATCtttgttaacattttttttttcttctttttccttgttcTGCTCGAGAGTTCTGTAGTATACTACCTATGTACTTGGccctccctttttttcttttaatgaaatacttacttttttattgatcaaaaaataaataattgaggCCAAATTGGCAAACGTGGGAACAGTTACAAGAGCATAGCTTTTTCTTTCAGGTGACTGGCACCGATGCTAGGATGGTATAGCAAGATAATTGCATTTCAAGATAACAAATTTGAAGTATGATTAAAGTAGATACCATTTTACAAATACCCAGCCGCTTATGCAGTGTTAAAGCAAAGCACAAAAGTATGACTACGAAACAATCGATAAAAAGAGTGACATGAATTTCAACaatgaggagaaaaagaaaaagaaaaattgaattgaataGAAAAGaagtagagaaagagagagtgtgaCTGACTGACTTTGACATTGGCGCCTGGCACGCTTAATCTTCTGAAGCTGAACTTGTGTTTCCAACAAGAGTTGCATTCTGTGACACTCCAAATCCTTAGTGAATTGCATCCTCTGTTTCTCCAACTCCATCATCTGCTTCTGCTTAGCACCTTCTACTCTCTCGTATATCTCTCCAAACCTCTCTATCGCCTGCGCCAATTCCCTGTACCCTATTTTTTCTAgctctttctcttctttgctCGAGCTGTCAGACCCGTCGCCGTCTTcctccgccgccgccgccgTGAAGTTTCGCCGGAAGAAGGAATCTATGGCCGGCGATGGTGCCGGACGTTTATGAGTGCGGGGGCCGACGGGTATCGGAGTCGAGAGGTTCCACGGAGGAGTGCTGCGGCGGGGGACGGCGGTGGAGGGTTTGGGGAAGGAGGAGCCGAGGAGGGAGTCGAGAGAGGCAAAGAAAGGCCAGGCGCTGACGTAGGCGGCGGAGGCAGCGGTGGTGGTGGAGTTAAAGTCGGTGGCTTTGGCTTTTTCGATCTTGTACTTCTTTTTGAGGGTGTCGATGCGGTTTTTACACTGGATATCGGAGCGGAAGGACTTGGAGGAGGCGGAGGTGGCGTGACGGGCGTTGACGGCGGCGGCGACTTCCTGCCAGTGGCGTTGGCGGAGGTTGCCGCGGTTGAGGTCCAAGTAACGGTCACCCCACGCCTCGATCAGTGTGTGGGTCGCGTCCTCGCTCCAACAGTCCTCGCGTAGCACCGCCGCCGGCGTCTGTGTTGACGGCCTTGGCGGTGAAGGTGACGGCGACGGCGGCTCCATCAAATGAAGCAACGCAGCCTAGGAACGGTTGAACTTGTGCATGAAcgaaacagagagaaagagaaatacaGATGAGACGGAAACAGGAGAAGCGGTAAAAAGTTACGActaacagagagagagagagagagagagaccgagGCCTTGCtgtgtttagtgtttacttACCGCTTTGCTGTGGGTCTAGTTATCTTAATCTTAATTCTAACTAATATGGTTCGGTTTGGCCTTTGTTTAGTTTAGAATAACATAAGTTGCACCATGCTACATCAGCTCAGccagattattattattattatttaataataatttatgtttattcCCAAAATTCTATTGTTTTCGGGAAAAATATACTAGGGAAAGTAGTTTTTCAAGAACATTATTTTATATCGAGGGAAATTtgcaaattttcttttgaaataaatatatttttggtttctaCATTTCGGATTGATTTTCGTTTTggtctcatattttatttttccaatatgCACTAAAATCTTAAAATGCAACAAGCTTTGTTACTCACTCTCAAGACTCTCATCTTTGAACAAAAAATAGTCAACTTCTATACGGGTAAGCTCAAACTTGACTCCAATCCCTCCGTCTAAACATACACTCAATAGGCGTGAATGTGAACATTATATTCATATTCAACTTACGGCTCAAGCTCAAGAAAATGACATGCCAATTTTGAGCTTTCATTTCcgttaacctttttttttttttttttttttgttgaattttttccGTTAACTTAAAAGAGGGTAgtttgtttgggtctttttgtTGGGTATGTTCAAAAAATAAGCCCATAAACTTTGATCATAGGCCCATCTCATGAAGTGAAGGAAAAATGTGAGCTGTAAGCCCAATAAATGTTGTGCAGAGAGTTGGGGGCTATAAACCCAACCAtttaagcatgaaaaatttCTATAAAGCCCAATCCGGGTAGTTGATTACTATTTGGGCTTTAAATAAACTTAGcccaaaattcttttttatactgtataaaatatgctaatattatatatgaatttcattcttttcataATATTAGTATCCAGATTTTCCATAGTTAACATGTCTCTTCTTAGCATGGAAAtaattaggtttaacaaagttatatCTGTACTtgaattggtgttttaacaattttttattattacccCTATTGGtactaagttttttaatagtattgaaaatatcttcataggttaaattattataatcaatagaattatttttacccactaattcttgttttaccttatgagcaaagataggaggcagaccgtcaataaacttttctttccaataaaacTTAAGACAATCTTCCCTGAGCATCACTCtggaaataaaaacatcttgataccatctgtaatcagacatagttggacaaTTCAAACCATTTAAATAATCATtagatgaaatattggatggagtaccaataaagtgtttgagaatagtatagatcaaggtattgacaccattacaaacaatactttcatcaaaaataggcaaacattcatcattctttttaacagcatgtttaatagactttctggattcttcagtgatatatgaatcccaccatccacgaagagcaccagaaaaaccagtaacaagtaAGTTAATAATGTCAGGTTGATCAAGAttatggttattttgataagcaatactaaccatagacatgtgaaTCATTTTAGCAACGATTTCcagttcagacaaaccatcaatattccattcataaagttCATTAGcaggaacagaagaaacagaagaCACAGTATCAGATTCcgtattttcttcagaaacaatttcttttttggaaatagtccGAGCAGCCGAAGTActtgtttaacatgttgaacttgtttttcaacttaccaagtttttctttacaatctttactaaagtgtccaggtttaccacagttaaagCATTTGCCTTTACCCGATCTctgtttaacatattttttagaaacatttttctttttagcatagaaatcattaggtttaacaaagttatttctgtattttttatggcttttatcatgttttttacttttttgcttagaaggagcaataggaggcagaccatattgttcacagaaatttcccatttcatatttagcttttcttttattctttaattggtggCTCTAGCAGACTGCTGGAGTAATTATTTTAGCAATCAAATTCGTGAGGTTGCTCAGAATTTATGGAAGAATTATCACTTTATGGGGAATTCAGGCAGAATTTCTGTTTTTGGTCCGAAACCTTATGCTAATGCCATTCCTCATTTGCGGATAGCAGATCACTGTAATCCAAGAAGTTTTCTCACTCCGGGAAAAATTCCAGAGTTTGAGCCACTTCTATACTGTGGATTTTGTAACCAATATGTTCTCTACCATGCGCATGAATGTAATGATGATCCTCCATGGGAACTTTACGATGACTACCCATCAGATGCAACCTCCATTGATTAATAAGTTTATTCCTGAGGTTACTACTATTTCGAGACTGGTGTTACTTGTCTGGCTTGCACAACAGCCAAGATAAAATAttgtccttcacaaatatgTTGCGGAAAATCCGGTACTGGTTCATAATACTCCGGATTTtgcggaagattttgattctcttatttgtctagcctgcacaaTGGCCAATGCTCCAATATTTACTACTGCTATGATGCTTCCAAAGGATCCTAAAGATTAATGTTCACGTGAAAGCAACAAAATGCATGCCTATTAGTTCCTTTTGTTGGCTTCTTTCCTATTGGCTTCTTTTGTCTTTAAAGGACACCAATAATGAAGCCTTGTTCCTACACTTCTAGGGATATTGTTGTTCACTACGGAGGATTCCCACAATCCTACAAGATTCCTCACAAGATTGGGTCAAAAAGAGGAGAAATTCCAATTTTTACTATTCAGTCACTATTCACCTGTCACTATTCATCTGTCACTATTCACTGTTACTGTTCATCCGTTACTAttcatgacactgttcactccgaattttgcctatttaaggggggttgtcccttatgttTGGGGGGCTTTTCTCAAGCAAAATTGAAAGCAAAGtttagttctgatttctcttcccttagaactagccttcttagagagagaagcCACTTGCTTCCACTACTACTATTgttctactactaccttgttcaccattgttcactacaagccttgtaatcctacaaaccttgtaattaggactagttcaagctttgtaactgttaacctgtaactgttgagatcttgtattcactactactactgtaagtgtttatcctactttcaataagaagtattttcagttttatgttcattactttacttgttgctaccaccaccttggacggattaccaccataccggatggttctaaattgctttcatttattttgaactattgttcttatttactttaaattattttgatatatactacttggctggttctaccgccttattattgttcttacattcaagttaCTTATTTTCAAGCTATTTACTTTAAAGTTCTTTAcattatttccatttacaatatattactgtgcttccgtCTCCTTCTCTTCAGCAGTGCGTCCCCTtccccctatatatatatatatatatatatatatatatatgtatgttaaGAACCTAGGTCACGGGTAAGGATATTGGATGTTATCGATCACTTTGAGGGGATCAAACCTCCATAAGAAGAAGACAGAGATAGagattgagaaagagagagagagagagtaatgaATTCAGTCTTATTAGGCATACCCGTCCAAGTACAACTTTACCCCTTTTTATACAATCCCTAGCCCAATTGCCTAACTGCCTCCAGCCCAATTGTCTAGCTGTCTCCAGCCCAATTTCCTAACTACCGTAACTGCCTAACTGCCTAAACCCCATTGCCTAGCATTGCTACAATTACAGGTACCTGTCATTACCCCCCTCATTCAAagcaccttgcccacaaggtgaggAAAAGAAATCTGGAGCTGATGTAGGGACTCCCAAGTAGCCTCATCTACAGTAGAGCCTGACCAATGAACCAACACTTCAGTAACATCTCGAGATCTTAAAGATTTTGTTCTGGTCTGTAGGACTACAATGGGCTCAGAACAAGGCTGCCCTATATCATCCACTGGTGGCAATGTAGGAAAAGGAGTGACTTGCCTTCCCAGCTTCAATTTTAAGcatgaaacatgaaaaacaGGATGAATTTTGGATTCTGGTGGTAATGCTAACTTGTAAGACACTTTTCCAACTAACTGAATCACTTGGAAAGGGCCAAAATACCTAGGTGAGAGCTTCCATTTTCCCTTGTAAGCTAGGGTCCGTTGCCTATATGGTTGCAACTTGAGATAGACCCAATCACCCAGCTGAAAAGATCTTGCCACCCTATGCCTATCGGCATGAAATTTCATCCTTTCCTGTGCAGCCAAAAGGTGACCTCTGAGAGTAGCCAAAGCTTCCTGCCTTTGACTGAGTAAGGAATCTAGAACATCCACCCTAGTGGTACCAGGTATGTAAGCATGTAGTTTAGGAGGTGGAAACCCATAGAGTGCCTCAAAGGGAGTGAGCTTAAGGCTGGTGTGGAAGTTGGTGTTAAACCAAAATTCTGCCAAAGGAAGCCATTCAGCCCACTGATGAGGTCTGTCACAAGTAAAGGCTCTCAAGTATTGCTCTAAACTCCTATTCACCACCTCTGTTTGGCCATCAGATTGAGGATGGTATGCAGTGGACATGGCCAATTCAGTGCCCTGTAATCTGAAAAGTTCAGTCCAAAAGAGAGAAGTAAAGATGGCATCCCTATCACTCACCATTGAAACAGGCATTCCATGAAGCTTGAAGATATGATGCATGTATAAAGAAGCAATCTTAGCAGCAGTGTAGGGATGAGAAACAGGCACAAAATGAACATATTTTGTCAACCTGTCCACCACCACAAGAATGACCTCAAACCCCTGTGACTTGGGAAGACCTTCCACAAAATCAAGACTGATATCAGTCCAAGGAGTGGTAGGAATAGGTAAAGGCTGAAGCAACCCAGCAGGAGCAGAGGTCTCTGACTTCACCCTCTGACATACATCACACTCCTTAATGAATTGCTTGAGATCCTTTTTCATGCCATGCCAAAAGAACTCCCTTTTTGCTCTGTGATAGGACTTAAGGAAGCCAGAATGTCCAGCCATGGGACTACTATGCACATGCTGTAAAATCTGACCCTTTAAAGGGCAAGTGGAACCCAAATAGAACCTCCCTTTGTAAAAGAGCAAATCATTTTGAAGAGTGAACCCTTTTGGAGAAGCTCCCGACTGGATTGACCGAATGATTTGCTGAATTTCAACATCAGAAGTGTAACTATTCTTGAGAATGAGCAACCAGGTTGGGTCTGGAACTGATAAGAGACACAAACAGCCCACAGAAGCACCACTGCCACCCAATTGATTAGAACCAGATTCAGGAATGGCTTCAAACTGTCTAGAAAGGGCATCAGCAACTTTGTTATCCACTCCCTTCTTGTATTCAACCACAAACACATAGCCTAACAATTTGGCCAACCATTTCTGCTGTGCAGGTGTTGCAATTCGTTGCTCAAGGAGAAACTTTAAACTTTGATGATCAGTCTTCACCACAAAGGGTTTACCCACCAGGTAAGGTCTCCACTTCCTCACTGCAGTTGCCAAAGCCAGCAACTCAGTTTCATAAGTAGACAGGTGGAGATGCTTTCCTTTCAAAGCTTGGCTATGGAATGCAATGGGTCGGTTGTGCTGCATCAAAACAGCCCCCAATCCAGTACCAGAGGCATCACATTCAATAACAAAAGGCTGTGAAAAATCTAGTAGTGCCAAAACTGGAGGATGAGAGACTGCCTCCTTGAGACTGTTGAAAGCTTGCTGAGCCTTATCATTCCAACGAAATGAATCTTTCTTAAGAAGGGCAGTCAAGGGTTGAGCAATGGAACCATACCCTTTAATGAACTTCCTGTAGTACCCTGTGAGTCCCAAGAAACCTCTTAAGGCTTTGACAGAAGTAGGGACAGGCCACTGTTGCATAGCAGAGGTCTTTTTAGGATCAGCTTGGACCCCATTGCCTGATATGATGTGCCCCAAGTACTCCACCTCAGAACAGCCAAACACACATTTTGATTTC of Quercus lobata isolate SW786 chromosome 8, ValleyOak3.0 Primary Assembly, whole genome shotgun sequence contains these proteins:
- the LOC115954943 gene encoding trihelix transcription factor ASIL2 codes for the protein MEPPSPSPSPPRPSTQTPAAVLREDCWSEDATHTLIEAWGDRYLDLNRGNLRQRHWQEVAAAVNARHATSASSKSFRSDIQCKNRIDTLKKKYKIEKAKATDFNSTTTAASAAYVSAWPFFASLDSLLGSSFPKPSTAVPRRSTPPWNLSTPIPVGPRTHKRPAPSPAIDSFFRRNFTAAAAEEDGDGSDSSSKEEKELEKIGYRELAQAIERFGEIYERVEGAKQKQMMELEKQRMQFTKDLECHRMQLLLETQVQLQKIKRARRQCQNGYS